The Procambarus clarkii isolate CNS0578487 chromosome 39, FALCON_Pclarkii_2.0, whole genome shotgun sequence genome window below encodes:
- the LOC138372757 gene encoding protein white-like, whose translation MIGVPGRLKGISGGETKRLAFACEVLTNPAIMFLDEPTSGLDSFMAQNVVQALRGLASKGKTVITTIHQPSSEVFALFDRVPPDGGGERVAFLGSTSEALHFFSGLGRHCPKTYNPADFFISVLAIEPDNEAECRKFVQSTCDAFVNSSAGLQVSNLVAENKNSLSNGTAVSSSHVKVGKSLYKAGWAEQFAAVLVRSALANYREPMVLRIKAIQTILLSVLIGIIYLNQEVTQDGVTNINGAIFLLLTQMSFTNTFGVVNAFCAELPVFLREHFNGMYRTDVYYLCKNLAELPIALLQPAVFTAITYYMIGLEPPAQNFFICMAILMLVANSAISFGYMVSCLATSVPMALAISAPLLIPLMLFGGFFLNAESVPVYFVWIKYISWFNYGNEALMINQWSDIDNIPCEKNNTLCYHTGLDVIERLGYNKDNLGLDIGLLFALIIGFRFIGYLLLLLRTKRKAVKPYE comes from the exons ATGATCGGTGTGCCGGGGCGGCTGAAGGGCATCTCCGGAGGGGAGACCAAGAGGCTCGCCTTCGCCTGTGAG GTGTTAACGAACCCGGCGATAATGTTCCTGGACGAGCCCACCTCCGGCCTCGACTCCTTCATGGCGCAGAACGTCGTCCAGGCCTTGAGAGGGCTGGCGAGCAAGGGCAAGACTGTCATTACTACCATCCACCAGCCTAGCTCGGAG GTGTTTGCGCTGTTTGACCGCGTGCCTCCTGATGGGGGAGGGGAACGAGTGGCCTTCCTGGGCTCCACCTCAGAGGCACTCCACTTCTTTTCTGG GCTAGGAAGGCACTGTCCCAAGACCTACAATCCGGCGGATTTCTTCATCTCGGTGCTGGCCATCGAGCCCGACAACGAAGCCGAGTGCCGCAAGTTCGTACAGAGCACCTGCGACGCCTTCGTCAACAGTAGCGCCGGACTCCAAGTCTCTAATCTAGTCGCCGAAAATAAGAATTCTCTCTCGAATGGCACCGCCGTTTCCTCCAGCCACGTCAAG gtgggcaAGTCGCTGTACAAGGCGGGGTGGGCGGAACAGTTCGCTGCCGTCCTCGTAAGGTCGGCGCTGGCCAACTACCGGGAGCCCATGGTCCTCAGGATCAAGGCCATACAGACCATT TTACTCTCCGTACTGATCGGCATCATCTACCTGAACCAAGAGGTCACCCAGGACGGCGTCACTAACATCAACGGCgccatcttcctcctgctgacgcaAATGAGCTTCACTAACACCTTCGGCGTAGTTAAC GCGTTCTGCGCAGAGCTGCCCGTGTTCCTGCGCGAGCATTTCAACGGCATGTACCGCACAGACGTCTACTACCTGTGCAAGAACCTGGCCGAGCTGCCCATTGCTCTCCTCCAGCCCGCCGTCTTCACCGCCATCACCTACTACATGATCGGACTCGAGCCTCCCGCCCAAAACTTCTTCATTTGCATGGCCATCCTCATGCTGGTGGCCAACTCTGCTATTTCTTTCG GGTACATGGTGTCGTGTCTGGCCACGAGCGTCCCAATGGCCCTGGCCATCTCCGCTCCTCTCCTGATTCCTCTCATGCTCTTTGGTGGATTCTTCCTCAATGCTGA ATCGGTACCCGTATACTTCGTATGGATCAAGTACATCTCGTGGTTCAACTATGGCAACGAGGCGTTGATGATCAATCAGTGGTCCGATATTGACAATATACCGTGTGAGAAAAACAACACACTCTGTTATCACACAGGACTGGATGTCATCGAGAGACTTGGATACAACAAG GACAACTTGGGGCTGGACATTGGTCTCCTGTTCGCTCTGATCATCGGGTTCCGCTTCATAGGCTACCTCCTGCTACTGCTCAGGACCAAGCGGAAGGCGGTGAAACCATATGAATAG